In Ictidomys tridecemlineatus isolate mIctTri1 chromosome 16, mIctTri1.hap1, whole genome shotgun sequence, a single genomic region encodes these proteins:
- the LOC144371405 gene encoding uncharacterized protein LOC144371405: protein MPCKCKECDQTSNKSSNLICHQWKHPGVMPYIYKQFCKGFSQKPSLKNYQRIHTGEKAYKCTVCGKSFSKKSSVTQHQRIHTGEKPYECKVCGMSFNRNSNLDRHNRIHTGEKPYKCKACGKSFSEKSSLTQHQRIHTGEKPYKCKECGKAFSRISQRNCHKRSHTGEKPYKCNVCGKSFSHTSSLTHHQRIHTGEKPYSCEECGKAFNSISQRNWHKSIHTGEKPYKCKVCGKSFNTNSHPHYHKRIHTGEKPYKCTGCGKSFSQKSSLTQHLRIHTGEKPYKCKECGKSFNQKIVLTRHLRIHTGEKPYKCTVCAKSFSQKSSLTHHQRIHTGEKPYKCRECGKAFNQQSPLTRHQRTHTREKSCKCEEWQSF, encoded by the coding sequence atgccatgcaaatgcaaagaatgtgaccaaacttctaataaaagctcaaatcttatttgtcaccagtggaaaCACCCTGGAGTGATGCCctacatatataaacaattttgcaaaggtttcagtcaaaaaccaagccttaaaaattaccagagaattcatacggGAGAGAAggcctacaaatgtacagtgtgtggcaagagtttcagtaaaaaatcatcagttactcagcaccagcgaatccacactggagagaagccctacgaatgtaaagtgtgtggcatgagttttaatagaaactcaaatcttgatcgccacaacaggattcatactggagagaagccctacaaatgtaaagcgtgtggcaagagttttagtgaaaaatcatcacttactcagcaccagcgaatccacactggagagaagccctacaaatgtaaagagtgtggcaaagcttttagtagaATATCACAGCGTAATTGTCACAAAAGAagtcatactggagaaaagccttacaaatgtaatgtgtgtggcaagagttttagtcacACATCATCACTTACTCACCACCagcgaattcacactggagagaagccctacagctgtgaagaatgtggaaaagctttcaatagcatctcacagcgtaattggcacaaaagtattcatactggagagaagccctacaaatgtaaagtgtgtggcaaaagttttaatacaaactcacatcCCCATTaccacaaaaggattcatactggagagaagccctacaaatgtacagggtgtggcaagagtttcagtcaaaaatcatcacttactcagcacctgagaatccacactggagagaagccctacaaatgtaaagaatgtggcaaaagttttaatcaaaaaatagtacttactcggcacctgagaatccacactggagagaagccctacaaatgtacagtgtgtgccaaaagtttcagtcaaaaatcatcacttactcatcaccagcgaatccacactggagagaagccctacaaatgtagagaatgtggcaaagcttttaatcaacaatcaccacttactcgacaccagagaacccatactagagagaagtcctgtaaatgtgaagaatggcaaagcttttaa